The following nucleotide sequence is from Borrelia coriaceae.
ACTAGAATCCTTTACTTTAACCATTATATCTACACTAGATGGATACATGTCTAATTTATAAGTCAAAATACCAAAAACATCTGTATTACTACTTCTTGGTTTGTTCATAGTAATTATTAATTTATCTGAATTTTCAACCTTACTACCGGCAGACAAAGACTGAGCAATCACATTGCCCAAATCACTGCCAGTCGATAAATTCACGTCAAAATCAATCTCATCATTTAAAAGAGAAATAATAGCATCTTTATAATAAAGCCCAACATAATTTTTTACATATTTAACAGGAATTTCCTCTTGACCTTTGCTTACTAAAAATTGAAGGTCAATTAAGCTTGCAATCTTAGTGCCTGGAGATGGCTCTTGTCGAATTATTATACCTCTTGGAAGAGTACTCTCAATTTCAATGGGTTTTAACAAATGATAAAGCATCCTATTATTATTAATAGCATTGGCGTTCAAATTAATAACCACATCATCAATATTTTTTCCAATGAAATTATCAACTTTATTGATTACAGCCCCTTTACTAACAAAAATTTTAACCTTACTATCAAGTCTTAAAACAGTACCTGCCTTAGGATTTTGATCTATTACCTTTCCCTTATCAAGATAAGTTGATGAAAATTTAAGCTCGACATAAGGAATAAGTTCTTTGTTTTGAAGTTCAGTAATTGCATCTTCAAGATAAAGTTCACTAAGATTTGGCACGATAACAATATCGTCTCCCTTTAGAAATATAAAAAATATCGCACACGAAATAATTAAAGAACCAAAAATAGTAAGTACTAATCCCTTAACTATATACTTAGGCAAAGTGAGTACTTTGCTATTAAAACTTTCATCATGTTTGCATAAATTATCAATAACATTTCGATCTTTACGCTCTAAAAATAAATTACTATTTGATGGTTTCTCATCATTCAATATTATGTTATCTCCTTATGTTTAAAATTTAAGAAAAACTTTACCTACTAAATCTCTATTCCCATTATAAAAAGACTTATAATCCATAACCTTTTTCCCGGCTCTTTGAAGCTCTAACAACAATAAAATCCCATCTTTAGTATTCACAAAAATACCTCGATTAGGATCAAAAGAAACAATTTGTCCTATCGCATGATCACTATAATCATTAGTCTTTATAAAATCAGCTCTATGAAAAATAATTTCATAATCATCAAGCTTGGCCCTTGCCAATGGCCAAGGATTACAAGCATTAATCCTATTTTTAATCTCAAAGGCACTCAAATTAAAATCAAGAACCCTATATTGCTTATTGAAAAAATAACAAAATGTTGCTTGGCTTGCATCTTGACTAATGCCAACATATCCTGCATTTAACTTACTTAAAGCTTCCAAAACAATATCAGAGCTACTTAAAGAAACATATCGGCAAATATCAGAACTTGTATTAAAGCTCTTTATTTCAAACTGACTCTGTGATAGAATGTTGCCACTATCCATTTCTAAAGCCATTTTTTGAACAGTAATTCCGCTAATAGTATCACCATTCAAAATAGCAGTTTGAATAGGGGAAGGCCCTCTATACTTTGGTAAAAGAGACGGGTGAACATTAATACAGCCCATTGGAAAAATATCTAAAAATTCTTGTCTAAATATCTTGCCATAAGAAAAAACCAACATAAGATCAGGCTTTAATCCCTTAACCATTTCTATTACATCAGAATTAAGTACCAAAGGATCTAAAACAGCAATATTTCTACTAATAGCCTCAATTTTAATGTCATTAGCTTTTACAGAAAGTCCACGGCCACTAGGCTTATCAGGCGCAGTTAGCACACCAACTACATTATACTGGTCTGACACTTTTTTGAAAACTTCTAAAGCAATACTCTCAGAACTTGCAAAAAAAATCCTCAACTCTTAACAAGCCTCCTCTTTTTCATATAAAGTTTCAACAATTTATTCCTAAGTTTATCCTCATAATAATCAATAAAAAGCACGCCTTTTAAGTGATCCATCTCATGCTGAATAATTCTGGCTAAAAAACTTGAATTTTCAATCTTAAAAAATTCACCATTTTCATCATAAGCTTCAATTATAATAGATTTTGGCCTCAAGAGATCATAATAAACCCCAGGAATACTCAAACAACCTTCTTTATAAACAGAAAGTTCAAAAGAGGTTTCCGTTATCAAAGGATTAATAAAAATTAAAGGTTTTGACATTGTATTCTCTCGAACCACAAAAATAGACGAATCTAGACCCACTTGAGGCGCTGCTAACCCAACACCATTATTAACATCCATCAAATTTATCATTTTAGAAACAGCATTCCTAACCCCATCATCAATATCCAAAACTGATTTTGTTTTTACTCGCAATAGATCATCAGGATAAAAAACTAATTCCATAAAACTCTCAACAAATCCAAACTCAAACTATGGTTTTATTTGCCCAAAAAGTTTCCATTCCTCGTTTTCTGCTTCGGAAAAATAAATACTACCTTTCCTAGACTTAGGAAAAGCATAAAGCTTATCCTCACTTTCATCTTTAAATACTAAAAACTCCTTAAGCTCTATTCTTGAAGGAACAAGTTTTTTTTCTTGACCATTCACCCTTAATCTCCAATGGCCATCCAATGTTTTATAAAAAAAAACCTTGTCATCAAGAGTGCTAATTTCATAGTTATTCTTTTTATGCACAATATCATCTAATTTATAAATTCCTAAAGCATAACTTAAAAACTCTTGATTGCCCTTAACAATATCCTTAATAAAACCAACATAAGCGGCCTTAATTTGCTCGCTCCTTGCATCAACAAAAAACAAGGTTGGACTTTTTTTCAAATTGATTTCATTAAAAATTTCATTATTTACATCAATAATTAAAAAAACATTGTTTTCAGCAAGAGCCTTAAGAACTTTATCATCTTCAAACGACCTTAAAAAATCTTTTATCAAATTATCTTCGATATCTCTTCCAACAAGTATTAAAACATTTTTATGTAACTTTTTGGCATCATCCATAGCATCCTTATAAGAATTATGAAAAATCATATCAGATGAAAGTGCAAATAAACCCACAAAACTAAAAGTAATCAATATTACAAATAAGCTTACAAATCTCATATTTTACTAGTTAATATCTCTAAAAATTTAAGCTCATCACCACTAAAATATTCTTTCAAACTAAAATACACAAATTTATGATAACTATTAACATAGTCTAATTCATCCTGTGATAACATTTCAGTAACTATTAACTCTTTCTCAAAAGGCACAAGAGTTAAATTCTCAAACTCCAAAAAAGTTCCAAATTCATTTGAATAACTTTGCTTCACAAAAACTAAATTTTCAGTTCTAATGCCATATTGAGAATCTCGATAAAGCCCAGGCTCAATTGAAGCAATCTCAGAACCTTTAAAAGCATAAGTAGACAAAGGACTAATAGAAACAGGAAGCTCATGAACATTAAGAAAAAATCCTACTCCATGACCTGTTCCATGAGCAAAATTCAACCCGTGCTTTAACAAAGGAAAACGTGCAATACCATCAAGAAAAGCACCTGAAGTCCCAAATGGAAATTTTAAAGATGCAAGAGCAATAAAAGATTTAAGAACTAAAGTATAATCTTCTCTCTCTTGATAAGATGCATCTCCAATCAAAATAGTCCTTGTAACGTCTGTTGTACCAAGTTCAAGGTACGAACCCCCAGAATCTATTAAAAGCAATCCATTATCATCAAGGGTTTTAGCCCCTTTCTTAGGCCTATAATGAGGCAATGCTGCATTCTCTTTAAATCCAACTATCGAAGCAAAACTAGAACTAAAAAATTCATCTCTTGACATCCTAAAATTTAAAAGCATATTTGCAACATCAACCTCGTCTAACTTAGCAAGCTCATCCTTACTTAAACTCTTAAATTTATATAAAAATTTAATCAAACTTACAGCATCAATAATATGAGCCTCTTTCATCTTACTAATTTCATAATCAGATTTTATTGCCTTAAGCTCACTAACAATGCTTTGTCCAAGTACCGCATTTGGCTTACCAATAGATTCCAATATTTTAACATTACTTTCAACTGGTATAAAAAATTGTCCTTCATGACTAACTTCTGCTAAAAACGAATAAAAATTACCATAATCTTCAATTTCAAAACCTTCTGTCTCAAGCCTTTCCCTTAAATCAAGATCAAGTTTATCAACATTAATAAAAAGAACATTCTTATATCTTTCACTTCTAGCAATAAACAAAAAAGCATAAAATAAAGCCGATGATTTAACATCCAAACCTCTTAAATTTAAAAGCCAAGCTATTTCATCCAAAGAACTCACAACACAAAAATCAATTGATTTTTCCTCTAACTTTGCATTAACTCTAGCAACTTTACCTGTTCTTTTATCGTTTTTTTGGGCATCACTCAATTCAAATATTCTATTATTCTCCAAATCAGGCCTACCTTGCCAAATTTTAGAAACTAAATCTTCATATAAAATCTCAATATCTGTATGTCTGCAATTTTTAACTAAATCATTATAAAACCTTATACTAACATCCTCAGCATAAATTCCAAGCCTTAAGCCCTTAAGATTTGTATTTATATAACTAAAAATATCTGGATACTCCTTAACTCCAAGCTTCATTAAGCTAAACTCAGTTCCTTTAAGTTCATCTGATGCCTGTAAAAAATATCTACCATCCGTGAAAAGCACTGACTCTGTTTCTGTAACAATTACTATCCCAGCACTTCCTGTAAATCCTGTAATAAATTCACGAATATTAAATCTAACATGAGAATATTCGCTCATATGCGGATCATAACTTGCTATTAAATATGCATCGATCTCGCTCTTCAGCATCAAATTTCTCAAAGACAACATTTTCGTACTAGTATCCATATAAGCAAGCTCCTTTGATTTTACTGTTGAACTTCATTATAACAAATAATTCAATTTTAAAAAATTTCTTTATTTGTTATAATGAAGTTCAACAGTAAAATCAAAGGACAAAAGTATGAAAAATATTAAGGCTGTTATTTCTGATCTTGATGGCACACTTTTGCTCTCAAATAGCCAAATAGGAGCTTTTAGTGAACTTGTAATAAAAAAAATATCAAAAGAAAACAAAAAGTTTATTATTGCAACAGGCAGAAGTAAAAATGAAATAATCCCTCTTATAAAAAACCTAAACTCACATATCTCATTTTTCATAACATTAAACGGAGCAAGAGTCTACAATAACCAATGGCAATTAATAAACAGTTATGATTTGTCCGCTGAAATTGTGAATGAGATTTTAGTGCTCAGAGATACCAAATACAAAGATATACCTCATTTTTTACAAAAATCCGAAGATATAGATGAAAGGCTTTATGCTGATAACATCACTAAAAACGCTATCGACAATATATTTAAAAAACACGAATTGTTAAAAAAACACAAATACATAAAACATGAACTACAAGATATAAACATACAATACCATGAAATCAATAACTTTAAAGAAATTAAAAATTTTAACAATATAGCAAAAATTTTACTATTGCATGATGAAGAATCACAACTAATAAAATATGAAGCAATCATTTTAGAAAAATACAGAAAAAAAATAAATGCTTATTTATCAACACCACACTCACTTGAAATTGTTAACAGCAAAGTTTCAAAAGGGAGTGCATTACAAGATGTTCTTAGAAGAATTAATATTAATTTAAATGAAGCAATTGCATTCGGAGACGGATTTAATGATGTTGACATGTTAGAAAATGTAAATAAAGGATTATTAATGGGCAATGCAAACTACAGGCTAAAAAAGATGTTATCATATTTAGAAATAATAGGGACTAATGATGAGGAAGCTGTTGCGCACTACATTAATGACAACATATTAGAAGACCCTGCATAGCACAGGACACAATATGGCAATAGACTTAATAAAATATGCAGAACTTGTTATCTTAAAAGGAATCAATCTACAAAAAAATCAATGTGTACTAATTACAGGCGCAATTGAAAATTATGAATTCATAAAGATTCTAGCACAAAAAGCTTACGAGAATGGAGCAAAATATGTAGAATTAAACATCGAAGACACTGATATCTTAAAAGCTAGATTAAACTCATCACCAGAAGAGCTCTTAAAGTTTATTCCAGATTTTAAGCGTAAATTTTTTGAAGAAATGGTAAATGAAAAATGGGCAAAAATAAGAATTGATAACACAGAAAATTTAGACGCACTAAAAGATAACGACAGTAAAAAAATATCAAACTATTTCAAAGCACTAAGTATAGCATCAAAAAAAGTTTCAAGCGCAATAATGAATAACGAATTACCATGGTGCATAATTTGTGCGCCAGGACCAAAATGGGCTGCAAAAGTGCTAAATAAACCTGAAAGTAAAGAAACATTAGAAGAATTTTCTAAAATTCAAAAAAAAATTATGTTACTCAACTCAGAGAATCCAATAAAAGCTTGGGAAATACATGGAAAAAAACTTCATAAAAGATGTGAAATTCTAAATAAACTCAAATTAGAAAAAATAATCTTTAAAAATCAAAAAACAAACCTAGAAATATACCTTTTAGAAAATTCTATTTGGACAGGAGGAAGTGAAAAGGTACGAGAAACCAATATTGAATTTAACGCTAATATGCCTACTGAAGAAGTTTTTACAACTCCAAACTACAAAAAAACAAATGGTATTATGTATACTACCCGCCCAGTCACGATACTTGGGAACCTAATAACTGGAATATGGCTAGAATTCAAAAATGGAAAAGTAATTAACTTTGGATGCGATGATGAACAATCAAAAAAAATATTAAAAAGACACATAGAAACTGATGTGCAAGCACAATATGTGGGAGAAGTTGCACTAGTAGATAGTAACTCCCCAATATATCAAAGTAAGCTTACATTCTACAGCATACTATACGATGAAAATGCAAGCTGCCACATTGCACTAGGCAATGCCTATACCTCTTGTTTAAGCAATGGACAAGAATTAAAGACTGAAGCTGAAAAATTAAATTATGGCTGTAATGTTTCTTTAATTCATACAGATTTTATGATCGGAAGCGATGACATAAACGTTATCGGCATTGACAAATCAGGCAAAGAACATACAATAATACAAAATGGACAATTCGTAACATAAAACGAGGTAATCAAATCATGATAAAAGAGTTATTCACAAATAAGCTTTTCTTATCTTGTTTCACTTCAGGAATTATTGCACAAATGATTAAATACGTTATCCAAGCAATGAAAACAAGAAAACTTAAACTAAATCCAAAATACCTCTTAAAAAGCATCTTCTTAGAAACAGGAGGAATGCCTAGTAGCCACTCTTCAACAGTAACAGCTCTTGCAACATCAATACTACTAACAGAAGGAATAAATACTAACTTTATAATTGCTTTGGCCTTCGCCTTAATAACAATAAGAGATTCATTCGGTGTTAGATACATGGCAGGAGTCCAAGCAGAATATCTAAACGCTTTGTCAGAACAACTAAAAATGAAAATCGAAATTGAACCTTTAAAAATCAAAGTAGTTAAAGGACACAAAAAAAAAGAAGTATTTACAGGAATACTTATTGGAATAATCTCTGCATGGGCAATATGTAACCAAATAACATAAATAACAAATTATAAAGGAAAAAATGAAGCTACTAAAGTTTTTACATATACAGACAATATTATTGCTAATATCTTGCAACATGGCAAAATTTGGAGATTATAAACCAATATACTTTAAAAAAGAGAAAGATTTAAAAAGCGCAAATGACTACATAAACTCATTAGGATATAAAACAATATCTGAATACACAACAAAAGTAAATATATTGGACTTTCCCAATTTCAAAGAAATAACAATAAATAAAATAACCCATCTTAACGACTATGATCTTAGAAAAGATCTATTTTTAAAAAAATTGTCCAACCTCTTTAATATAGAAAATAAAAAAATACTCTACGTTGAATCAGCATTCACCAATAGCGATTTTAAAAAATTAAAGCAAAATCAAAACCTTGAAGCAGAAATGCACTCATTACACTATAAAACTAAAATTAAATATTTTTCAAGCATGACATTCATAGCAATCATAATACTTTTATTACTCTTAAACATCAAATATGCACCCTTCATAATCCTTTTTTTAATAAGTTCATGTACCATATTCATATTCAATGATGAGACACTCTATTTCTATCCTTTGACTATATTATCTTACCTACTATTTACATTAATTGATCATTTCAATAAAAATTATAATAAAATGTATCTAAAAGATATTAGTTTTGCAGTATTAATTAATAAGATTAAGATTCCAATATTTCTATTTTTATTCATAGTATTATACTTTATTATAATCATTAACTTTTTAACCACCAATCTCGAATCACCTCTTATTATTTTTGTATCAATATCAACACTTTGTATTTTTTTAATATTCACTTGGATAAAAACTGAAAGCAACTTCCAACATACATTTCTATCCTTAATTGAAATAAAAGAACAAAAACGAGAAACAAAAACTCTAAAATTTAAGATCTTCATACATATCATGCTGTTTATAACCTCATTAATGCCATTTTTTTATGCACAAAATATACTCAATTCCTATAAAAATTTTAATTATCTTTACAGCAAAAAATTGAACTATTTTGACTATTTAAATCCCAATAACATCTACTTAATGGTGGGACACAATGAAGAAATTCCAAACATTGTAGGTTACATGTATCACATATTTTACCAAAATGAACTTAAATATAAAATCACATCCGAATATGGCAAAGTAAACACAAATGTCCAAGAGGACTATTTTGAAATAGAAAACAACAAAATAACTATCAATCCAAAAACCGTATACAAAGTAAACAAAGAATTTATATCTAAAAACCTTAATAAAGAACTCTCAAGATTATTCTTATCAAATGGAAATCCAATATTAATATATAAAGAAACACCCGCTAATATTAAAATCAATAAAGATAATTTTACAATTTTATTTGCCCTTTCATTACCATTTTTTTTATTGCTATTTCTATTTAAAGCAATAAGGTTTACAATTCTTTTAAATATGAGTGAAAAAAACTATAGAAAATATATTAGAGGAAATATCTAATGTCTAATTCAAAAACGATAAAGACAAAAAATCAGTATAAAGTAAATATAGATGAAATTCAAATACCTGAATGTGTTTTAATCCCACTAGAAACAGAAAATTCAAAGCCCACAATATACATCATTGAAAATCAAAAAATCTCAGAAGAGCAAATATTGTCAAAAGATAAAAATGTAGAGCTATACACATATGCCCCAATATCTGGAACAATAGAAAAAATATATACCGCTAATCTTCCAAATGAACAGCAATTAAAATCAGCATTAATAAGATTCCATGGAAGAATCAAAAACGACCAAAAACCAGCTGTTGAGGAAGAATCAAGAGAAAAAACACTAGAAAAGTTGATTCGATTAGGAATCCCATGGTTTAATGAACATTCATTATTTCAATACGTAAGTAAATGCAACAAAATAGACAAAATGCTTTTATTAATAAATGGAAAAGATCCATTTACAAATATCTCAGAAATATTGATAAAAGAAAAATTAAATGAAATCATATATGGCTTTGAAACAATCGATAAAATATTCAAATTTAAAGAAATACTAATACTACTTAGTAATCATCATTTAAAAAAAGAACTTGAAAGTTTAAATACTTTTCAAAACAAAAGATTAACAATCAAATTAATTCCCAATACTCCATATCCATATTCAAATCACGCAATAATAATGCATTTTTTATACAATGAAGAAGGCACAAAAAATAATATAAACCCAAATAAAAATATACTCCTAGCTAATATTGAGGACCTTTATAATGTATATAACACGCTTAAAACAAACTCACCTTATAAAGAAAAATTTATAACCATCAATGGCAATAAAAAAATACAAAGTCAAATAATCAAAGTCAAAATTGGAACATCTGTCCAACAAATAATAAATCAAGATATTGACACAAAAAAATATGATATATTCCTAAACAATCCAGTAAATAAGACAAAAATAAACAACCTAAATATACCTATAACAAGAGATATATACAGTATTACAATATTAAAAAAAGAATCAATATTTAGTAAAATAAAACTCTTCAAAAAATCTAGTTTTTCACCACTATATATGGAAGAGATTATTCTCTCAAAGCTCAAGAACAAAAATAAACTTGCTAATAACCCATTAAAATATCTACAATATACTGAAACTGAAATAGAAGATGAAATAAATAAAGTTAAAAAAGAAATAAAAGAAAAAATTTTAAATCTAAGCCTTCATAATGAACCAATATACACTGAAAATAATTTAAAAGATATTTATTTAACTATGATCTTAGCCTTAACACCTAGTTTAATATTTTCTTTTACAAACAACACAAAATTTTTAATTGATACTGCAATATTAACAATTATAAGCTTGTGCTCATACCTTCCAATAATGCCAAAATCTCAATATAAATATCTCTCTTTTTTCGTATATACTCCTTTAATTATCAGTATAATATTACCCTTAAACTTATCTATCATGCTCAAAATAACGGCGCTACTTTTTACATTTTTAATATTTTTTTATTTCTCAAAGCTTTCCAAATTTTTTGTAAATCCCATATTAATTTCATTTGTATTTTTAATATTAAATTTTCCATTAAACTTTAAACAAGCATATTCCAAAGAACTTGCAAGACAAAAAGATATAATTCCTACTTGGAATAAAATAATGAATCAAAATTCAGATATTCAAAATTTAGAAAGCTTAAAAGACTTTAAAAGACATGAAAACAAATATATTGACATGATTGAAAAATTTATCAATGACAAAATATTGTCCCATCTCAATATAATGATACCAAGATTTCACATTGAAAACCTGCTTGGGTTACAAAACGAAAAATACTTATCCCCCATTCTAATTTACATTGGTTTTTCATTTATAC
It contains:
- a CDS encoding aminopeptidase encodes the protein MAIDLIKYAELVILKGINLQKNQCVLITGAIENYEFIKILAQKAYENGAKYVELNIEDTDILKARLNSSPEELLKFIPDFKRKFFEEMVNEKWAKIRIDNTENLDALKDNDSKKISNYFKALSIASKKVSSAIMNNELPWCIICAPGPKWAAKVLNKPESKETLEEFSKIQKKIMLLNSENPIKAWEIHGKKLHKRCEILNKLKLEKIIFKNQKTNLEIYLLENSIWTGGSEKVRETNIEFNANMPTEEVFTTPNYKKTNGIMYTTRPVTILGNLITGIWLEFKNGKVINFGCDDEQSKKILKRHIETDVQAQYVGEVALVDSNSPIYQSKLTFYSILYDENASCHIALGNAYTSCLSNGQELKTEAEKLNYGCNVSLIHTDFMIGSDDINVIGIDKSGKEHTIIQNGQFVT
- a CDS encoding aminopeptidase P family protein, with amino-acid sequence MDTSTKMLSLRNLMLKSEIDAYLIASYDPHMSEYSHVRFNIREFITGFTGSAGIVIVTETESVLFTDGRYFLQASDELKGTEFSLMKLGVKEYPDIFSYINTNLKGLRLGIYAEDVSIRFYNDLVKNCRHTDIEILYEDLVSKIWQGRPDLENNRIFELSDAQKNDKRTGKVARVNAKLEEKSIDFCVVSSLDEIAWLLNLRGLDVKSSALFYAFLFIARSERYKNVLFINVDKLDLDLRERLETEGFEIEDYGNFYSFLAEVSHEGQFFIPVESNVKILESIGKPNAVLGQSIVSELKAIKSDYEISKMKEAHIIDAVSLIKFLYKFKSLSKDELAKLDEVDVANMLLNFRMSRDEFFSSSFASIVGFKENAALPHYRPKKGAKTLDDNGLLLIDSGGSYLELGTTDVTRTILIGDASYQEREDYTLVLKSFIALASLKFPFGTSGAFLDGIARFPLLKHGLNFAHGTGHGVGFFLNVHELPVSISPLSTYAFKGSEIASIEPGLYRDSQYGIRTENLVFVKQSYSNEFGTFLEFENLTLVPFEKELIVTEMLSQDELDYVNSYHKFVYFSLKEYFSGDELKFLEILTSKI
- a CDS encoding PASTA domain-containing protein; its protein translation is MDNLCKHDESFNSKVLTLPKYIVKGLVLTIFGSLIISCAIFFIFLKGDDIVIVPNLSELYLEDAITELQNKELIPYVELKFSSTYLDKGKVIDQNPKAGTVLRLDSKVKIFVSKGAVINKVDNFIGKNIDDVVINLNANAINNNRMLYHLLKPIEIESTLPRGIIIRQEPSPGTKIASLIDLQFLVSKGQEEIPVKYVKNYVGLYYKDAIISLLNDEIDFDVNLSTGSDLGNVIAQSLSAGSKVENSDKLIITMNKPRSSNTDVFGILTYKLDMYPSSVDIMVKVKDSSGSSALLYSFKSKGGLIKLPYEVLKGSTIELYIYDKLVNRTMVD
- a CDS encoding Cof-type HAD-IIB family hydrolase, which gives rise to MKNIKAVISDLDGTLLLSNSQIGAFSELVIKKISKENKKFIIATGRSKNEIIPLIKNLNSHISFFITLNGARVYNNQWQLINSYDLSAEIVNEILVLRDTKYKDIPHFLQKSEDIDERLYADNITKNAIDNIFKKHELLKKHKYIKHELQDINIQYHEINNFKEIKNFNNIAKILLLHDEESQLIKYEAIILEKYRKKINAYLSTPHSLEIVNSKVSKGSALQDVLRRININLNEAIAFGDGFNDVDMLENVNKGLLMGNANYRLKKMLSYLEIIGTNDEEAVAHYINDNILEDPA
- a CDS encoding divergent PAP2 family protein, whose amino-acid sequence is MIKELFTNKLFLSCFTSGIIAQMIKYVIQAMKTRKLKLNPKYLLKSIFLETGGMPSSHSSTVTALATSILLTEGINTNFIIALAFALITIRDSFGVRYMAGVQAEYLNALSEQLKMKIEIEPLKIKVVKGHKKKEVFTGILIGIISAWAICNQIT
- a CDS encoding RnfABCDGE type electron transport complex subunit D; translated protein: MSNSKTIKTKNQYKVNIDEIQIPECVLIPLETENSKPTIYIIENQKISEEQILSKDKNVELYTYAPISGTIEKIYTANLPNEQQLKSALIRFHGRIKNDQKPAVEEESREKTLEKLIRLGIPWFNEHSLFQYVSKCNKIDKMLLLINGKDPFTNISEILIKEKLNEIIYGFETIDKIFKFKEILILLSNHHLKKELESLNTFQNKRLTIKLIPNTPYPYSNHAIIMHFLYNEEGTKNNINPNKNILLANIEDLYNVYNTLKTNSPYKEKFITINGNKKIQSQIIKVKIGTSVQQIINQDIDTKKYDIFLNNPVNKTKINNLNIPITRDIYSITILKKESIFSKIKLFKKSSFSPLYMEEIILSKLKNKNKLANNPLKYLQYTETEIEDEINKVKKEIKEKILNLSLHNEPIYTENNLKDIYLTMILALTPSLIFSFTNNTKFLIDTAILTIISLCSYLPIMPKSQYKYLSFFVYTPLIISIILPLNLSIMLKITALLFTFLIFFYFSKLSKFFVNPILISFVFLILNFPLNFKQAYSKELARQKDIIPTWNKIMNQNSDIQNLESLKDFKRHENKYIDMIEKFINDKILSHLNIMIPRFHIENLLGLQNEKYLSPILIYIGFSFILGKFIINTLIPISFYISLLLIAYILKILGLYSYISFDILSLIISPIPMILIFTMGTELQIVPPFKFEQMLYGFTLSVAYFTTLSYIPLETLSAVISIFILQVSSILIKRYSLTFQIKKIMHHLKTNKAIEYKNENGEEIIKL
- the def gene encoding peptide deformylase, which codes for MELVFYPDDLLRVKTKSVLDIDDGVRNAVSKMINLMDVNNGVGLAAPQVGLDSSIFVVRENTMSKPLIFINPLITETSFELSVYKEGCLSIPGVYYDLLRPKSIIIEAYDENGEFFKIENSSFLARIIQHEMDHLKGVLFIDYYEDKLRNKLLKLYMKKRRLVKS
- the fmt gene encoding methionyl-tRNA formyltransferase, which produces MRIFFASSESIALEVFKKVSDQYNVVGVLTAPDKPSGRGLSVKANDIKIEAISRNIAVLDPLVLNSDVIEMVKGLKPDLMLVFSYGKIFRQEFLDIFPMGCINVHPSLLPKYRGPSPIQTAILNGDTISGITVQKMALEMDSGNILSQSQFEIKSFNTSSDICRYVSLSSSDIVLEALSKLNAGYVGISQDASQATFCYFFNKQYRVLDFNLSAFEIKNRINACNPWPLARAKLDDYEIIFHRADFIKTNDYSDHAIGQIVSFDPNRGIFVNTKDGILLLLELQRAGKKVMDYKSFYNGNRDLVGKVFLKF